In Procambarus clarkii isolate CNS0578487 chromosome 25, FALCON_Pclarkii_2.0, whole genome shotgun sequence, the following proteins share a genomic window:
- the LOC138368370 gene encoding GATA zinc finger domain-containing protein 14-like, with product MITTIFGVDDIEALLLVGGNWKISTTGTTGDNTTTITQYNRRLQQQQHNTTGDYNNNSTIQQETTTTTTTAQYSRRLQQQQQQHSTTGDYNNNNNSTVQQNTTTTTAQYNRRLQQQQQQHNTTGDYNNNNNSTIQQETTTTTTTAQYNRIQQQQQHNTTGDYNNNNNSTIQQETTTTTTTAQYNRRLQQQQHNTAGDYNNNNTIQQETTTTTAQYSRRLQQQQQQHNTAGDYNNNSTIQQETTTTTAQYNRRLQQQQHNTTGDYNNNNTIQQETTTTTTTAQYSRRLQQQQQHNTTGDYNNNSTIQQETTTTTTTAQYNRRLQQQQQQHNTAGDYNNNNNSTIQQETTTTTTAQYNRRLQQQQHNTAGDNNNNNNNSTIQQETTTTTTTAQYNRRLQQQQQQHNTTGDYNNNNNSTIQQETTTTTTTAQYSRRQQQQQQQHNTTGDYNNNSTIHRRQQQQQHNTTGDYNNNSTIQQETTTTTAQYSRRQQQQQQHNTSGDYNNNNNTIQQETTTTTAQYNRRLQQQQHNTAGDYNNNSTIQQETTTTTAQYSRRLQQQQQQQQHNTSGDYNNNNNTIQQETTTTTTTQYNRRLQQQQHNTSGDYNNNNNTIQQETTTTTTTQYNRRLQQQQHNTSGDYNNNNNTIQQETTTTTAQYSSRLQQQQQQHNTAADYNNNSTIQQETIYSPDCTTARLLQRSQRH from the exons ATGATAACGACAATTTTTGGAGTGGATGATATCGAGGCGTTGCTCCTGGTGGGAGGAAACTGGAAAATAAGCACGACAGGGACTACAGGAGACAATACAACAACAATAACACAATACAACAGgagactacaacaacaacagcacaatACAACAGgagactacaacaacaacagcacaatACAGCAGgagactacaacaacaacaacaacagcacaatACAGCAGgagactacaacaacaacaacaacagcacagtacaacaggagactacaacaacaacaacaacagcacagtacaacagaatacaacaacaacaacagcacaatACAACAGgagactacaacaacaacaacaacagcacaatACAACAGgagactacaacaacaacaacaacagcacaatACAACAGgagactacaacaacaacaacaacagcacagtacaacagaatacaacaacaacaacagcacaatACAACAGgagactacaacaacaacaacaacagcacaatACAACAGgagactacaacaacaacaacaacagcacaatACAACAGgagactacaacaacaacagcacaatACAGCAGgagactacaacaacaacaacacaatacaacaggagactacaacaacaacagcacaatACAGCAGgagactacaacaacaacaacaacagcacaatACAGCAGgagactacaacaacaacagcacaatACAACAGgagactacaacaacaacagcacaatACAACAGgagactacaacaacaacagcacaatACAACAGgagactacaacaacaacaacacaatacaacaggagactacaacaacaacaacaacagcacaatACAGCAGgagactacaacaacaacaacagcacaatACAACAGgagactacaacaacaacagcacaatACAGcaggagacaacaacaacaacaacaacagcacaatACAACAGgagactacaacaacaacaacaacagcacaatACAGCAGgagactacaacaacaacaacaacagcacaatACAACAGgagactacaacaacaacaacagcacaatACAACAGgagactacaacaacaacagcacaatACAGcaggagacaacaacaacaacaacaacaacagcacaatACAACAGgagactacaacaacaacaacaacagcacaatACAACAGgagactacaacaacaacaacaacagcacaatACAACAGgagactacaacaacaacaacaacagcacaatACAACAGgagactacaacaacaacaacaacagcacaatACAGcaggagacaacaacaacaacaacaacagcacaatACAACAGgagactacaacaacaacagcacaatACA caggagacaacaacaacaacaacacaatacaacaggagactacaacaacaacagcacaatACAGcaggagacaacaacaacaacagcacaatACAGcaggagacaacaacaacaacaacaacacaatacatcaggagactacaacaacaacaacaacacaatacagcaggagacaacaacaacaacagcacaatACAACAGgagactacaacaacaacagcacaatACAGCAGgagactacaacaacaacagcacaatACAACAGgagactacaacaacaacagcacaatACAGCAGgagactacaacaacaacaacaacaacaacaacacaatacatcaggagactacaacaacaacaacaacacaatacaacaggagactacaacaacaacaacaacacaatacaacaggagactacaacaacaacagcacaatACATCAGgagactacaacaacaacaacaacacaatacaacaggagactacaacaacaacaacaacacaatacaacaggagactacagcaacaacagcacaaTACATCAGgagactacaacaacaacaacaacacaatacaacaggagactacaacaacaacagcacaatacagcagcagactacaacaacaacaacaacaacacaatacagcagcagactacaacaacaacagcacaatACAACAGGAGACTATATACTCTCCTGACTGTACCACAGCCCGTCTTCTCCAGCGTTCACAGCGTCACTAA